Proteins from a genomic interval of Heteronotia binoei isolate CCM8104 ecotype False Entrance Well chromosome 7, APGP_CSIRO_Hbin_v1, whole genome shotgun sequence:
- the LOC132575211 gene encoding monoacylglycerol/Diacylglycerol O-acyltransferase-like, with protein sequence MTSSTYFASLLEEWIFFKYLEKYFLYVLIYSTMLLVVILTPFIIPLCILFFVYLSSFFFLIYQRTHKLQEDYSSNTWDSVRLTVANKWDGFARFWNGYELHGIENLPDGPGLIIYYHGSIPVDYLYFLNRLFILKRRLCYSVADEFVFKLPGLKPLIDFMCVIRGTKEECLNILKNGHLVGLSPGGVREALFSDQSYKLLWCKRKGFAKVAIDAKVPIIPMYTQNVREGFRTFGSLTLTRWLYEHVKIPVLPPYGGLPVKFRTYIGEPIPYDPNITAGELAYKTKAKLQSLIQKHQQIPGNICNALKERFHEEKKSD encoded by the exons ATGACTTCCTCAACATATTTTGCATCCCTGTTGgaagaatggattttttttaaatacctggAGAAATATTTTTTATATGTGCTTATCTATTCAACAATGCTACTTGTAGTGATCCTGACACCTTTTATCATTCCTTTGTGTATCCTCTTCTTCGTttacctttcttctttcttcttcctgatcTATCAGAGGACTCATAAACTACAAGAAGATTATTCCAGTAATACATGGGATAGTGTGCGACTAACTGTAGCAAACAAGTGGGATGGATTTGCAAGATTTTGGAATG GTTATGAGCTACATGGCATAGAAAACCTGCCAGATGGACCAGGTCTAATTATTTATTATCATGGATCGATTCCGGTAGACTACTTATACTTTTTAAATAGATTGTTTATTCTGAAACGCAGACTTTGCTACTCAGTGGCTGATGAATTTGTCTTCAAATTACCAG GTCTTAAACCACTAATAGATTTTATGTGTGTTATCCGTGGTACAAAGGAAGAGTGTTTAAATATTCTGAAAAATGGTCATTTAGTGGGACTTTCACCAGGAGGAGTTCGAGAAGCACTCTTCAGTGATCAGTCATACAAGCTTTTGTGGTGTAAACGGAAGGGCTTTGCTAAAGTGGCCATAGATGCTAAAGTG CCTATAATTCCAATGTACACCCAAAATGTACGTGAAGGATTTAGGACCTTTGGAAGTCTCA CATTAACAAGGTGGTTATATGAACATGTAAAAATACCAGTCCTTCCTCCATATGGTGGACTTCCAGTCAAATTTCGGACATATATTGGAGAACCCATTCCATATGACCCAAATATAACTGCTGGGGAATTAGCTTATAAG ACAAAGGCTAAACTCCAGTCGTTAATACAAAAGCACCAGCAAATTCCTGGAAACATCTGCAATGCTTTAAAGGAAAGATTTCATGAAGAAAAGAAAAGCGATTAG